The genomic region GCCTCACCCGGCGTGGATCGAGGGCGCGATCGAATCCGGCATCGCGGCCGCGCAGGACGTCCACGCGGCCCTGCCCGTCGACCACCGCGTGCTGGCCACGGGATACCAGGGGCTGCCGGGCGGTTCCGCCTGAGTCCATCGGCCTTCCGGCTGAGTCCATCGGCCCTTCGGCCCCCGCGGCTGTTCAGTCCCTTGGCCGTATCGCTTTCTGACGCTCACTGAGGGGAGCATCATGACCTCTTTTCCACAGACCGATGTGCTGATCGTCGGCGGTGGCCCCATCGGCATGGCCATGGCCCTCGAACTCCGCTCGCGCGGTGTCGACTTCGTACTGATCGAGGCAGGCGACGGAGAGGTCTCGCATCCAAAGGTCAGCAGTATCGGCCCGCGCTCGATGGAGCTGTTCAGGCGTTGGGGCATGGCCACCCGGATTCGCGAGTCCGGGTGGCCGGGAGATCACACGCTGGACTGTGTCTGGGTCACCCGTGTCGGCGGCCACGAGTTGTTCCGGCTGCCGCGGCACACCATGGACACGCGTCCGCAGTACCGGCACACCCCGGAGCCGGACGCGGTCTGCCCCCAGCACTGGCTGGCGCCCCTGCTCTCTGCCGAGCTGGGCGTTCACCCCGACGGTCCGGTCCGGATGCGAACGAGGCTGGAGCGCTTCGACCAGGACGAGGACGGGGTGACCGCGACGGTCACCGACCTGGCCACCGGCGAAAGCGCGCGCCTTCGCGCGAAGTACCTCATCGCCTGCGACGGCACCTCGTCGCCCATCCGCAAGAGCTGTGGCATCGACGCTCCGGCACGCCATGAGACGCAGGTGTTTCGCAACATCCTCTTCCACGCGCCGCGACTGCAGGCGGAGTTGGGCGAGAGCAGCGCGCAGTTCTACTACTTGATGATCTCCTCCTCACTGCGGTTCCCGCTGCGCGCGCTGGACGGCAAGGGGCTCTACCGGATGACCGTCGGGCTCCAGGGCGACCCCGACTCGTTGGCCGAGCCGGAAGCCTTGGTGCGCAAGGCGATCGCCGTGGACACTCCGGTACGCGTGCTGTCGGACAACAAGTGGCATCTCGTGCATCGAGTGGCGGACACCTTCCGGCACGGCCGGGTGTTCCTCGTGGGCGACTCGGCACACTCGCTCTCCCCCTCGGGCGGCTTCGGTATGAACACCGGCATCTGCGGCGCGGCCGACCTGGGATGGAAGCTCGCGGCTCAGCTCGCCGGGTGGGCCGGTGCCAGGCTGCTGGACACCTACACGAGCGAGCGGCGGCCGGTCGCTCTGGAGGGCCTGGAGGAGGCCAACCGCAATCTGGTGCGCGCCATGAGCCGGCAGGTGCCCGGTGAACTCCATGACGACACACCCGCCGGCGAAGAAGCCCGGCGAAAGATCAGCGAGCAGGTCGCTCGCAGCGGGGCCGCCAAGGAGTTCGACGCACCGGAGATCCATCTGGGCTTCACCTACGCCGACTCGCCCGTCGTGGTGCCCGACCCGACGGTGTCGGCGGAGCAGCGGCTGAACCGGCGGCCGAACACCCGGCCGGGCTCACGCGCACCGCACGCCTGGGTCAAGCCCGGCATGTCCACTCTGGACCTCTTCGGGGACGGGTTCGTGCTGGTGAACTGCACGGGTTCCGGCGACGCCACGGCCTTTGAGCGCGCCTTCGCCGAGCGCGGCGTACCGCTGTCCGTCGTCGCGTGCGACGTGCCCGAGGTCGTCGAGGCGTACGAGCGGCGATTCGTACTGGTCCGGCCGGACGGGCATGTGGCCTGGCGCGGCCACGAACTGCCCGACTCCCCTGGCCTGCTCGCCGATCGGGTGCGCGGCGCCGCCCCCGCTCTCTGAAGGAACCGAGGACCGCTCATGACGTACACAGCCTCCGGCGTGACACTGCCCCCCTTCGACCTGAAGGGCTGGACCGCCGAGCAGGTGGCCGACCCCTACCCGATCTTCCGGCGCTACCGTGAGGCCTCTCCGGTGCACCGCGGGGCCGCGGGCGCGGCCGGGCCCGAGACCTTCTACGTGTTCGGCCATGACGAGGTGGCCGCCGTTCTGTCCAGTCAGGCGTACGGGCGCAGCGCGCGCGTGGCCAACGAGGGCCGGGCACGGCCGCCCGAGCTGGTTCCCTCGGGACATGTCGCTCTGCGCACCATGGTGGAGAACTGGCTGGTGTTCCTCGACCCGCCCCGCCACACCGAGCTGCGTTCGGTCCTGAACCGTGAGTTCTCCCCCAATGTGGTGTCGCGACTGCGCGGCCGGATCGCCGCTCTGGCCACCACGCTGCTCGACACCGTCGCGGAGTCAAGGGAGTTCGACCTGGTCGAGTCCTTTTCGGCGCCGCTGCCGATTCTGGTCATCTCCGAGTTGTTGGGGGTGCCGGCCGAGCACTGGGACTGGCTGCGGAGTCAGGCGGTGGCCTTGCAGGAGGCCAGCAGCAGTCGCGCCGCCGTACGCAAGGACGCCCACCAGGTCGCTGACGCCGCGGCGCGGGAACTCGGCGCGTACTTCGCGGAGTTGGCGACGCGTCGACGGACGGAGCCCGGCGACGACCTGGTGTCGTTACTGGTGACGTCGGAGGCAGGCGCCGGGTCGCTGACC from Streptomyces sp. NBC_00878 harbors:
- a CDS encoding FAD-dependent monooxygenase yields the protein MTSFPQTDVLIVGGGPIGMAMALELRSRGVDFVLIEAGDGEVSHPKVSSIGPRSMELFRRWGMATRIRESGWPGDHTLDCVWVTRVGGHELFRLPRHTMDTRPQYRHTPEPDAVCPQHWLAPLLSAELGVHPDGPVRMRTRLERFDQDEDGVTATVTDLATGESARLRAKYLIACDGTSSPIRKSCGIDAPARHETQVFRNILFHAPRLQAELGESSAQFYYLMISSSLRFPLRALDGKGLYRMTVGLQGDPDSLAEPEALVRKAIAVDTPVRVLSDNKWHLVHRVADTFRHGRVFLVGDSAHSLSPSGGFGMNTGICGAADLGWKLAAQLAGWAGARLLDTYTSERRPVALEGLEEANRNLVRAMSRQVPGELHDDTPAGEEARRKISEQVARSGAAKEFDAPEIHLGFTYADSPVVVPDPTVSAEQRLNRRPNTRPGSRAPHAWVKPGMSTLDLFGDGFVLVNCTGSGDATAFERAFAERGVPLSVVACDVPEVVEAYERRFVLVRPDGHVAWRGHELPDSPGLLADRVRGAAPAL
- a CDS encoding cytochrome P450; protein product: MTYTASGVTLPPFDLKGWTAEQVADPYPIFRRYREASPVHRGAAGAAGPETFYVFGHDEVAAVLSSQAYGRSARVANEGRARPPELVPSGHVALRTMVENWLVFLDPPRHTELRSVLNREFSPNVVSRLRGRIAALATTLLDTVAESREFDLVESFSAPLPILVISELLGVPAEHWDWLRSQAVALQEASSSRAAVRKDAHQVADAAARELGAYFAELATRRRTEPGDDLVSLLVTSEAGAGSLTEEEIVSTCVHLMTAGHETTTNVLSKSLLALAVRPVSLARLRAAGQIPATAVEELVRFDSPVQSVSRWAYRDERLAGHDIPRGSKIVAMLGAANRDPGRFDDPDALVLDRPLGRNVGFGLGIHYCLGATLARAEIEIGLGALLRSLGDFAVTGVDYPDDMVFHGPSRLTLRRS